Proteins from one Dysgonomonas sp. HDW5A genomic window:
- a CDS encoding energy transducer TonB: MKKLHYLLLSLIMLCLTATHLQAQGSDSTGVKKDESFKVEANALDMPVFMGGYEGLMNFLQQNLGYPQDALKQGIEGRIAVQFTVSKDGSIKDINVIRSLFPSCDAEAVRVVSIMPKWVPGKLKGKPVDAIYTLPLSFKLPKPSSVTY, encoded by the coding sequence ATGAAAAAACTACATTATTTACTATTATCACTAATAATGCTATGTCTTACAGCAACTCATTTGCAGGCACAGGGTAGCGATAGTACCGGCGTGAAAAAAGACGAATCTTTTAAAGTCGAAGCAAATGCTCTTGATATGCCTGTTTTTATGGGAGGATATGAAGGATTGATGAATTTTTTGCAACAGAATTTGGGATACCCTCAAGATGCTCTTAAGCAAGGAATAGAAGGTCGGATAGCTGTTCAATTTACGGTTTCTAAAGATGGTAGTATTAAGGATATCAATGTGATTAGAAGCCTGTTTCCCTCTTGTGATGCGGAGGCTGTAAGGGTGGTGTCTATAATGCCCAAATGGGTACCCGGAAAGCTTAAAGGTAAACCTGTTGATGCAATTTATACTCTCCCTCTTTCTTTTAAACTGCCTAAGCCAAGTTCTGTTACGTATTGA
- a CDS encoding energy transducer TonB — MKKLKYLLFLLIILFLTASHLQAQAYRLDVLKEMEHPSKNRGEVKMPVYPTGTDEMKRFIEMFLIYPKDALQNKIEGRVVVRFIVSKEGNINKITVVRGLSPSCDKEAIRVVSIMPKWIPGEINGVAADIQYTLPIRFKFSESEETSNSNVICDFPQID, encoded by the coding sequence ATGAAAAAACTAAAATATTTACTATTCTTATTAATCATCTTGTTTCTTACTGCAAGTCATTTACAAGCACAAGCTTATCGCTTGGATGTACTAAAAGAAATGGAGCATCCTTCTAAAAACAGAGGTGAAGTTAAAATGCCTGTTTATCCAACAGGCACTGATGAAATGAAGAGATTTATAGAAATGTTTTTAATATATCCTAAAGATGCTCTTCAAAATAAAATAGAGGGTCGGGTAGTGGTTCGGTTTATTGTTTCGAAAGAAGGGAATATTAATAAAATTACCGTAGTAAGAGGTTTAAGCCCAAGCTGTGATAAAGAAGCAATAAGGGTTGTTTCTATAATGCCTAAATGGATTCCCGGAGAGATAAATGGAGTGGCTGCTGATATTCAGTATACTTTGCCGATTCGGTTTAAATTTTCCGAAAGTGAAGAAACGAGTAATAGTAATGTGATTTGTGATTTTCCGCAGATTGACTGA
- a CDS encoding DMT family protein, producing MSSVYTILLLIASNIFMTIAWYGHLKMKDFSWFASLPLLGIILISWGIAFFEYCFQVPANRIGYAENGGPFSLIQLKIIQEVVSLTVFMVFTTIVFKNEAFKWNHILAFLFLIAAVYLVFKK from the coding sequence ATGTCGTCAGTATATACAATTCTGCTGCTTATAGCATCTAATATCTTTATGACCATCGCTTGGTATGGACATCTTAAGATGAAAGATTTTTCGTGGTTTGCTTCGTTACCGCTTTTGGGAATTATTCTTATTAGTTGGGGAATTGCCTTTTTCGAGTATTGCTTTCAAGTACCTGCCAACCGTATTGGTTATGCGGAAAATGGCGGACCTTTTTCTCTTATTCAGTTAAAGATCATTCAGGAAGTAGTCAGTTTGACTGTTTTTATGGTATTCACGACTATTGTATTTAAGAACGAAGCCTTTAAGTGGAATCATATTCTTGCTTTTTTGTTTCTGATTGCTGCCGTATATTTGGTATTTAAAAAATAA